A region of Ictidomys tridecemlineatus isolate mIctTri1 chromosome 4, mIctTri1.hap1, whole genome shotgun sequence DNA encodes the following proteins:
- the Oosp4b gene encoding oocyte-secreted protein 4B, with protein sequence MGFWEERVETLHLNAVLTEEVSSWIRRDHNSFLHLLSFQKPQFWYLLAVWTWLAVISICSDDWLIVRMKIRPFDNDTEVKIGDINLGDGCPVTRMLSFNYEFSYPVVSCGINKFVFSGDDVFILSKINYRPTLNITYSFQVVCFVKRFQLSLMPFGMNGYDANMLGDSFEVTKERPPMSAPPQSKECEPIFSSHSKEQLFMKPWIKNVCIKTSSPP encoded by the exons ATGGGTTTCTGGGAGGAGAGGGTAGAAACTCTTCACCTGAATGCGGTACTGACCGAAGAAGTGAGCAGCTGGATTCGGAGAGACCATAATAGTTTCCTTCATCTGCTGAGCTTCCAGAAACCTCAATTCTGGTACTTGTTAGCGGTGTGGACCTGG ttagcagtGATCTCAATCTGTTCTGATGATTGGTTGATAGTCAGAATGAAAATAAGGCCCTTTGATAATGACACAGAAGTGAAAATTGGTGACATTAACCTGGGAGATGGCTGTCCTGTAACAAGGATGCTCTCATTCAACTATGAGTTTTCTTATCCTGTCGTTTCCTGTGGGatcaataaattt GTATTCTCAGGGGATGACGTTTTCATACTATCCAAGATCAATTACAGACCAACACTGAATATCACCTATTCATTTCAGGTGGTTTGCTTTGTGAAGAG GTTTCAATTATCTCTGATGCCTTTTGGAATGAATGGGTATGATGCCAATATGTTGGGTGATAGCTTTGAAGTGACAAAAGAAAGGCCACCAATGTCAGCTCCCCCACAAAGCAAAGAATGTGAACCTATCTTTAGCAGTCACAGTAAG GAACAACTATTCATGAAGCCCTGGATCAAAAATGTCTGTATCAAGACTTCCTCTCCTCCCTGA